TGACAACACACCCGAAGAGATTAAATCCAAAATCTCGGCGAAAATCAAACAATTTGCACCTCACGTGGAGAACGTATACGTGTCAGCTAACCCGGACTTTGTACAACATGTAGAAACGTATTCCAAAGATATTCGTAATGGCAAACCGGTTAGCGGCATGATTAACACGTTCCAATCGATGGTTGAACGTATTTTTCCAACGAATGCGTTGAACACAAATCACCGTGACGGCGTGCTTGATGATGGCATCATGCATCGTAATAACTACGATGGCTTGAATCGCATGAATCATCGGTAACTCATAATTGTAAGAACAAGTTGCCTTTGCGCAGATGTTTACATCAGCAGCAAAGGCACACTTGTTTTAATGGACATCATCATGCATCGTCATTGGATCTCATATAAGACTGCCCATTTTTTTGATAAAACTGAACCAACGCCCTTGACCTTACATAAGATGAGTTGACTGTATCCCCTTAACCTTGTTACACCAACACAACCCGAGCAAGGAGGGGTGAACATTGAAGGGTATCGATCATAAAAGCAAATTTCTGTTGACCCACCGTGAACGCGAAGTATTCGAATTACTGGTTCAGGACAAAACGACGCGTGACATCGCAGGGCAGTTATTCATCAGCGAGAAAACGGTGCGTAACCATATTTCGAATGTGATGCAGTTTGAAATTACCCCCATAATAGATACTACTCAGGGTAGTGACGAGCGGAGTAGAAAGTATGTTCTTGCTCATGGTATAATATTCCTATAAAAAGGGAGGTTGTACATGAGATCATTATCGTTAAAGGACAAGCTTATACTTGTTGGTGGCTCTGCATTTCTCATCTTGTTGTACGTTGCTTACAAGACAGACTATAGCTATCAAGGTGTGGGTGATTTTATTGGATACTCATTTGAACATTTATCAGGTTTTATAACATCAGTTATTGCACCGCTTAAACCAGAGATACCTCAAATAAACTTCTAACAGCCCTCACACGGCTGTTTTTATTTTACCCTTACAAAATGTGTTCTACATTTAAAATAGGTCATAGCTAATCCTAAATCTTCATAATCGTGTCACCCAGTGACACTGTGGTTCCGAATTTCGGAAGTGCAAAATTTTACTACCGTGGTGTCATTTGGTGACACCCTATGGCTGGCTGACATCACGTCAACTCTTACCGACCATTTGATTTACAACTAATATGTATTTTTACGTTTAAAATCACTTTGGCGGGTGCTATACTGTATTTAAGGAGTGAAGATACATATGAAGATAGATAGAATAGAAGTTGAGCAAATCCTTTTGACTCATCTTGAAGTAGTTCTTAAAACTAAAAAAGTAAAGCACCAATTACAGGTTCAATTAATCGAATTAAATGTTCCAGTTGAAGAGATTAATTCAATAATATCTAATGTGGAGTCTGTTTCCAATTTAGATGTTCCCATGCTTTATGGCCTGACCAAAGCTTTATATGAAGTAACTGAGGATAAACTATTCGACCCAGATAGGTATTTCGGTAAGCGAGAAATTATAGAAGCCGAGAATGTTCTTAGCCAATCAGTTCAAGAAAGAATCACTTTACCTATCCATTTTGAGGAATGTACAAAGATTAAATTTGATAGCTACATCACTAAGATTTCAATTCAAAACTTAGTCAAGTTGTACGACAGCCAGTTAATTATTTATGACGATGAAACACAACGTGGAGTCAACTATAAGACAAACATATCAGGGGGGATAGTTAGGACTCCTATTGTAAACAAAGCCAGTGTTAAAAGGATTGCTGATAAAATGGCTTCCAACAGTTATTTTGAAGATATGATCACTCTTAATGCATTCTCAAGTGAAGTTGACCCTGTTACGTACAATGAGGAGTCCAACACACTGACAATTAACGAGGGGGCTGTTGTATCCATCCTTGATGGTTTCCATCGCTTACAAGGTGGCGTGGTTGCGCTACAAGTCAATCCATACTTAGACTTGGAGTTGATCCTATCTATACGATCGTATGACCATGAAACAGCGCAGAGATACTTTGGTCAGATTAATACAGTTAACGTGTTGAAGAAGGAAAGAAGAGAAGAGTTAGCTCAAGAAAGGTTGTCTGATAAAGTAGTGGCAAATCTGCAACGTAAGTCTGAAATCGGGAAACAGATTGCATCATCTAACAAAGTAAGTGATTTAGTTGGCGAACTTACAACTTTTGATATCCTTTCTTATGCTGTAGATAAAGTGTTCAAATTGGAAAGGCAATTTGATGTGCTTCAAGTATCGGATTACTTGATAGAATTCGTTGCTTATTTAGTAGGAAGCTATCCAGATGAGTTTTCAATCAATGTAAAACTACGAGGAAGTCACATGATGAGTCACCCCCTTATGTTCATAGGATATATCGTTTTATCCCATTACATGTATGAGAACAAGATTCCTCTACAGAAATTATCTCATTACATTAATAGCATTAATCTAAAAGATGAAAAACTATTGAATCTACTTAACAAGAAGAATGTATTAACCGGAAACAAGCGTATACGTGAAGATATTATCAAGTATTTCGACTCCATATTTAGAGGTGCACAGTGTGAATAAAATCTATGATGAATCCTTCTACAATTCATCCGTGAAAGAACGATACTTGAAAAATCAGAGTCAAGCAGCGAGAATCTCATATGGGCGTGTACTGAAGAGAGCTTCGAGTATTGAGAGCAAATTAGGTCGTGATCTATATGATTTTAACTTGGGCGAGATTAAACAGGTACTCCTTCTATTAAAGTCCACAAAGATGACTACAATCACTGCTACAGGAATCATAATACAAAATTATATAAGATGGGCTATAGAGCAAGATTTACGTACAGACAATATAAATCCACTTGATGCTGTTAGTTCTGATGAATTTTATAGGCAATTTCTAGATACAAGTGAGCCTACATTATTCTCTCACGATGACATCATGGATTGGGTGGATGAGTGCATAAATCATCAAGATAAACTTGCCATACTCGGAATATTTGAAGGGATATATGGCAGACAATACAGTGAACTTTTGACCCTTAAAATGGACAGAGTAAGAGAAGTTAGTAGCGATACGTTGAGTTATGAAGTTGAATTATTCAATGAAACATCAGATGGCAGTAAAGAATCAAGAGTAATACCCATCTCAAACAAACTTTATAACATTATGAGAATTGCCAACAATGAAGAGATAAATTTCAAGAATAATGGATTAGAGTTTGAAGGCATGAGAAACAACAAAAACTATCTTACTAAAACGGACTACATAGTTCGTGGCGCGGCTGATGCACGTACAGGTGTTGAGGGTAACGTACCAGCAGCTTCCGCATTGATCAATAGAAGAATAAAGAAGATATCAGAGCTGTACCAAGTTCCAACATTAACGCCTACAAATATCAGAAACAGTGGAATGTTATATATGGCATACAAGCTGTATAAAGAAAGTGGTAAGCTTGGCAAAAAGGAGTATTTTGCTATATGTGAAGGTTATAATGTTGGACGTACACGTGAGGGTGGTTTTGTTTATGCTAGATTAAAAAAGGATTTCTTGAACATGGAAAACCTTGAATCAGTCTATGGATTGGAGTAATTTGATCACATGAGGTGGCACTTGGTGTCACCTTTTTGTTTGATACAATAAGCAACTCTAAGCAGTCAGATTTCACTCCCTTGCCCACATCACCTATATGTCATAGTATTTCGGGGAACCCCGATGCAAGTCATTATGTATCAGCTACTTACAGTCCACCCATATGACCAAAATGATAATTTTAACTGTGTACTCGATGTACACATATCTGATCGCGAAATTTGAGGTTGTCGTCAATTTGACGGGAAGCTTTCACGAAAATTTCGGGGAACCGTGTACTAAGTTTCTTCAAAATGTGCAGACACCCAAATCCACTCTAAATAGTGGAAGACAAAAGCACCCCAACCAAATGGAGTGCTTGTATATTACTTATATAGTTCAAGGATCTTCTCTGAATAATATATGATCTGTTCAGTGTATTTCTTTGTCTGCTTGAGGTTTGCTATATGTTCTTTTGAACCTTTAACCATTATACTACGTTCAATTTCTAATTTAGCAATCAAATGTTTAAGTTTCTTGATTTGCTTTTGGAAATACGCCACTTTTTCTGCTACAGTACTCTCCTTTTTAGCAGCAGCTTCTACTTTAGGCTGAAGGGAAGGAACTGTAATTACAGTAGAAACCACAGAAAAGCAGATTAAGGCGCTGAAAATTTTAGTTAGTTTATTTCTTCTCACAAGCTACACCATCCCCGTCTCTATCCAATGCTTTACGGTATCCTGGCTCACCTTTGTATAGTGGAGCTTTGCCAGCCTTCCTTACAGCAGTACAGTTCTTGTAATACACTTTTTTTGCTTCAGCTTTAGGTACAGCTATTACTGATACGTTTGCAACCAAAATCGTGGCTAACACAGTAAAAACTAATTTCTTTTTCATACTTTGATACTCCTTCAATGTTTATGTAAGT
Above is a window of Paenibacillus sp. E222 DNA encoding:
- a CDS encoding helix-turn-helix transcriptional regulator — protein: MKGIDHKSKFLLTHREREVFELLVQDKTTRDIAGQLFISEKTVRNHISNVMQFEITPIIDTTQGSDERSRKYVLAHGIIFL
- a CDS encoding DNA sulfur modification protein DndB, with translation MKIDRIEVEQILLTHLEVVLKTKKVKHQLQVQLIELNVPVEEINSIISNVESVSNLDVPMLYGLTKALYEVTEDKLFDPDRYFGKREIIEAENVLSQSVQERITLPIHFEECTKIKFDSYITKISIQNLVKLYDSQLIIYDDETQRGVNYKTNISGGIVRTPIVNKASVKRIADKMASNSYFEDMITLNAFSSEVDPVTYNEESNTLTINEGAVVSILDGFHRLQGGVVALQVNPYLDLELILSIRSYDHETAQRYFGQINTVNVLKKERREELAQERLSDKVVANLQRKSEIGKQIASSNKVSDLVGELTTFDILSYAVDKVFKLERQFDVLQVSDYLIEFVAYLVGSYPDEFSINVKLRGSHMMSHPLMFIGYIVLSHYMYENKIPLQKLSHYINSINLKDEKLLNLLNKKNVLTGNKRIREDIIKYFDSIFRGAQCE